From the Terriglobales bacterium genome, one window contains:
- a CDS encoding glycogen debranching N-terminal domain-containing protein, with protein sequence MAHPDCSLIELQPRSDSEYISHSRTVLTTDPGGWVTGHSDQGLWIYQSRALSRLLWKVNGEQPQLSAFSLVNQNSSLGYYIAAPKNWKETPT encoded by the coding sequence ATGGCACACCCGGATTGCAGTCTGATTGAGCTTCAGCCTCGTTCCGATTCGGAATATATATCGCATAGCCGTACCGTCCTGACTACCGATCCGGGAGGCTGGGTGACTGGACACTCTGACCAGGGACTCTGGATCTACCAGTCGCGCGCGCTATCCCGTCTCCTCTGGAAGGTCAACGGAGAGCAGCCGCAGCTCAGCGCATTCTCGCTGGTAAACCAGAACAGCTCGCTCGGTTACTACATCGCCGCTCCGAAGAACTGGAAAGAAACGCCGACCAA